The stretch of DNA GGCTTTTACTCGTCGAGGCAGACACCAAGGAGTACTATGGGTGAGCGAGCCACGAGAAGCGGCTGAGGATTTGGAACGCTTTGGATGAACGGGTTAGGCAGCCGCTAGGAGGCTGTTAGCTTAGTGCTTCACCACCACGCAGAGGCAACAGGCATGATTTTACACTAGCATTTAAAACCACCGCGTGCACCTGCGTCTCCTCTTTTCACTCACGAATATAACTCGCAGCTGGGAAAATTTTATTTTCGGACAAACATGGCTCACCTAATCCGACACAAGCTAACGAACAAGCTGACCAATGCTGCCCACACGGTGTCCAACAAATCCCAGGCCAAGGTCAGCGGGATGTTCGCCCGTCTGGGCTTCCAAGCCGCAACGGACGAGGAGGGACTGGGTTTCGCCGAGTGCGACGACTTGGATTATGACTACAGGCAAGGGATGCAAATGGATGTCCTTCAgggcggggaggagggggggcacatggagggagagggggatCTGGACGGGGACAGCCACTACCAGAGAGACGGCACTGGCCCCAGGCCTTCGTCCCTGAAGACTGGGGGCTCCGTGGACGAGGACAAGCCCAAAATCACATCATGGGAGGCTGGCTGGAACGTCACCAATGCCATTCAGGTACGCTGTGCGTGAGGGGATGTAGGCGTGGGCACGCTGCATCCGGCAGGCCTTCAGCTGCACAAAAAGTCACCTTGACGATTTTCATATTTCAGATTTTTGCAAGCAGACGGAAAACCCTGGAGAAGAATCTCACCCAGTCTAGAACAATCTGAGAAAATTTCAcagcttaaaaaaataaaaaaataaaatttcatttttaatggctTATGACAATTTAAATACACATTACATTTTCAGGTTTTATTGGTTATTTGTGAGAGATTTCATTGTAGCCACTCGTCCTTAGAATGTATTCAAATCCCTTTATCAGCGGCGCCGCAGGCAGGGCCTGCTCGTCTGCGATAGCCGCGACTGAGCTGCGGCCACGCGCTTATCAACACCCCATCACCTGAAGGctgttaccaaaataaaactgaaaattaaaATTCGTTCTAAAATGCGTTTTAACGCATTAATTCGTTTCGGTCCGTGCCTGCGCAAACGAATCGTCTGAATTCCAAGGGCGAGGCCGATATGAGAAAAACGCCCAATTCGCGCACAGTTATCGGCTGTGTGAAACATTTTACTGCTGCAGTCTTATTTTATTGTGCATAAATATTCATCTATAGACGTATTTGTTATTACGTAAGATGTGAGCTGGGAGCCAGTCATTGCATGCCGGCGCTGGTGCGGCCTGTCACTGCGATGTGGGTCTCCTCCATTACCACTCAGCTGCGCTTGTCTGTCCGCAGGGCATGTTCGTCCTCGGCCTGCCGTACGCCATCCTCCACGGCGGCTACCTCggcctcttcctcatcatcttcgCGGCCGTCGTGTGCTGCTACACGGGGAAAATCCTCATAGCGTGTCTGTACGAGGAGAACGAGGACGGCATCAAGGTGCGCGTGCGGGACTCCTACGTGGACATCGCCAACGCCTGCTGCGCGCCGCGCTTCCCGAGGATCGGCGGGCACGTCGTGAACGTGGCCCAGATCATTGAGCTGGTGATGACCTGCATTCTGTACGTCGTGGTCAGCGGGAACCTGATGTACAACAGTTTCCCCGGGTTTCCGGTGTCGCAGAAGGCCTGGTCCGTGGTGGCCACGGCCGCGCTCCTGCCCTGCGCCTTCCTCAAGAACCTGAAGGCCGTGTCCAAGTTCAGCTTCCTGTGCACGCTGGCGCACTTCGTCATCAACATCCTCGTGATCGCCTACTGCCTCTCCAGGGCGCGCGAGTGGGCGTGGGAGAAGGTCAAGTTTTACATCGACGTGAAGAAGTTCCCCATCTCCATCGGCATCATCGTGTTCAGCTACACCTCGCAGATCTTCCTGCCGTCGCTGGAGGGCAACATGCAGAGGCCCAGCGAGTTCCACTGCATGATGGAGTGGACCCACATCGCCGCCTGCGTCCTCAAGGGCCTGTTCGCGCTGGTGGCCTACCTGACGTGGGCGGACGCCACCAAGGAGGTCATCACGGACAACCTCCCGGCGACCATACGGGCCGTGGTGAACCTCTTCCTCGTCGCCAAGGCGCTGCTGTCGTACCCGCTGCCGTTCTTCGCCGCCGTGGAGGTTCTGGAGAAGTCCCTGTTCCAGGACGGCGGCAGGGCCCTGTTCCCCGACTGCTACGGCCCCGGCGGGCAGCTGAAGTCGTGGGGCCTGGGGCTGCGCGTGGCGCTGGTGGTCTTCACCCTGCTCATGGCCGTGTTCG from Betta splendens chromosome 7, fBetSpl5.4, whole genome shotgun sequence encodes:
- the LOC114858778 gene encoding vesicular inhibitory amino acid transporter-like gives rise to the protein MAHLIRHKLTNKLTNAAHTVSNKSQAKVSGMFARLGFQAATDEEGLGFAECDDLDYDYRQGMQMDVLQGGEEGGHMEGEGDLDGDSHYQRDGTGPRPSSLKTGGSVDEDKPKITSWEAGWNVTNAIQGMFVLGLPYAILHGGYLGLFLIIFAAVVCCYTGKILIACLYEENEDGIKVRVRDSYVDIANACCAPRFPRIGGHVVNVAQIIELVMTCILYVVVSGNLMYNSFPGFPVSQKAWSVVATAALLPCAFLKNLKAVSKFSFLCTLAHFVINILVIAYCLSRAREWAWEKVKFYIDVKKFPISIGIIVFSYTSQIFLPSLEGNMQRPSEFHCMMEWTHIAACVLKGLFALVAYLTWADATKEVITDNLPATIRAVVNLFLVAKALLSYPLPFFAAVEVLEKSLFQDGGRALFPDCYGPGGQLKSWGLGLRVALVVFTLLMAVFVPHFALLMGLTGSLTGAGLCFLLPSLFHLKLQWRNLLWHHVFFDVAIFVIGGICAVSGFIHSIEGLIEAFKYNIHD